A section of the Bryobacteraceae bacterium genome encodes:
- the socC gene encoding deoxyfructose oxidoreductase produces MGRKLRWGILGAARIAVLKVIPAMRRCQWCEPVAIASRDAAKAQAAAAALGLARAYGSYEDLLADPDIDVIYNPLPNHLHVPWSIRTLEAGKHVLCEKPLGLSTGEVRALIAARDRTGLCAGEAFMVRTHPQWLRVKELVDTGAIGPLRLVQAWFSYFNRDPSNVRNVSAYGGGGLMDIGCYPIFLSRFLFGAEPLRAAAWLDIDPEFGVDRYCAAALEYPFGACAFTCATQLAPAQRVVVFGEKARIEVEIPFNAPNDRPCRLVIDDGSDLFGASRRIEDVEVCDQYTIQADEFSRAVLGQRSVPVPLEDSLRTMAVIEAVRAAAASGRKEPVAEV; encoded by the coding sequence GTGGGACGAAAACTCCGTTGGGGCATTCTGGGCGCAGCTCGCATCGCCGTCCTGAAAGTGATTCCCGCCATGCGCCGCTGCCAGTGGTGCGAGCCTGTGGCCATCGCCTCGCGGGACGCGGCAAAGGCGCAGGCCGCGGCCGCCGCGCTCGGGCTCGCCCGCGCCTACGGGTCCTACGAAGATCTGCTGGCCGATCCGGATATCGACGTCATTTACAATCCGCTGCCGAATCATCTCCATGTTCCGTGGTCGATTCGCACGCTCGAGGCGGGCAAACACGTGCTGTGCGAGAAACCGCTTGGCCTGTCGACGGGGGAAGTCCGTGCGCTCATTGCCGCACGGGACCGCACGGGGCTCTGCGCCGGTGAAGCTTTCATGGTGCGCACGCACCCGCAATGGCTGCGCGTGAAGGAACTCGTCGACACGGGCGCCATCGGCCCGCTGCGGCTGGTGCAGGCCTGGTTCAGCTACTTCAACCGCGACCCGTCCAATGTCCGCAATGTGTCCGCTTACGGAGGGGGCGGATTGATGGACATCGGCTGCTATCCGATCTTCCTTTCCCGCTTCCTGTTCGGCGCTGAGCCACTGCGCGCGGCCGCCTGGCTCGACATCGATCCGGAGTTCGGCGTGGACCGCTACTGCGCGGCCGCGCTCGAATACCCTTTCGGCGCCTGCGCCTTCACCTGCGCGACCCAGCTTGCGCCGGCGCAGCGTGTGGTCGTTTTTGGCGAAAAGGCGCGCATCGAAGTGGAGATCCCCTTCAACGCCCCGAATGACCGCCCGTGCCGGCTGGTGATCGACGATGGCAGCGATCTCTTTGGGGCCTCGCGGCGCATCGAGGATGTCGAAGTCTGCGACCAGTACACGATTCAGGCGGACGAATTCTCCCGCGCCGTGCTCGGGCAGCGCAGCGTACCCGTGCCTCTCGAAGACAGCCTCCGCACGATGGCCGTCATCGAGGCCGTGCGCGCAGCGGCCGCCTCAGGTCGGAAGGAACCGGTCGCGGAGGTCTGA
- the rpsT gene encoding 30S ribosomal protein S20, with the protein MANHYSSLKRVRITKRRTAINKIRKSRMRHAIRNLRRALEKKDVALATQLMPKAFSLIDRAAKWGIIKDNTASRYKSRLHKRLKALEGATPQA; encoded by the coding sequence ATGGCTAATCATTATTCTTCGCTCAAGCGCGTGCGCATCACCAAGCGGCGCACGGCGATCAACAAGATCCGCAAGTCGCGGATGCGGCACGCCATCCGGAACCTGCGCCGTGCGCTCGAAAAGAAGGACGTGGCGCTGGCCACGCAGTTGATGCCGAAAGCCTTCTCGCTGATCGACCGCGCTGCCAAGTGGGGCATCATCAAGGACAACACCGCCTCCCGCTACAAGAGCCGCCTCCACAAGCGGCTGAAGGCCCTCGAGGGCGCCACGCCCCAGGCCTGA
- the xerC gene encoding tyrosine recombinase XerC: MSELERWIEDYLAELRRQSASDQTIVTYGVDLRQFLEYFSRGGLVPPAPAEIDVLELREWLGHLYELGLDRTTIRRKLAAVRSLFEHCLRRGAVTVNRAKLLATPRLPRRLPAVPTEEQTNALIDGVAARRLERPYPERDLALLEVLYGCGVRISELEGMNLDDLDLREGWVRVRGKRKKERQVPIPGRALDAVRKYVECRRAAPGEKALFVNCRGRRLSARGVHKILRLYAIALAGDSSIHPHSLRHAYATHLLNAGADLRAIQELLGHASLSTTQKYTQVSLRELMEVYDKAHPRA; the protein is encoded by the coding sequence ATGAGCGAGCTGGAACGCTGGATTGAAGACTATCTGGCCGAGCTGCGGCGGCAGAGCGCCAGCGATCAGACCATCGTCACCTACGGCGTGGATCTGCGGCAATTTCTCGAATATTTCTCCCGCGGGGGGCTCGTGCCGCCGGCCCCGGCCGAGATCGACGTCCTGGAGCTGCGCGAATGGCTCGGGCATCTCTACGAACTCGGGCTGGACAGGACCACCATCCGGCGCAAGCTGGCCGCCGTGCGGAGCCTGTTCGAGCACTGCCTGCGCCGCGGCGCGGTGACGGTGAACAGGGCGAAGCTGCTGGCCACGCCGCGCCTGCCCAGGCGGCTTCCCGCGGTCCCGACCGAAGAGCAGACCAACGCACTCATCGACGGCGTGGCGGCTCGCAGGCTGGAGCGGCCTTACCCGGAACGCGACCTTGCCCTGCTTGAGGTGCTCTACGGCTGCGGCGTGCGCATCAGCGAGCTGGAGGGGATGAACCTGGATGACCTGGACCTGCGCGAAGGCTGGGTGCGCGTGCGGGGCAAGCGGAAGAAGGAACGGCAGGTGCCGATCCCCGGGCGCGCGCTCGATGCGGTGCGGAAGTATGTGGAATGCCGCCGCGCGGCGCCGGGCGAAAAGGCGCTTTTCGTCAACTGCCGCGGGCGGAGGCTGAGCGCGCGCGGCGTGCACAAGATCCTGCGGCTGTACGCCATCGCGCTGGCCGGCGACTCCTCCATCCATCCCCATTCGCTGCGCCATGCCTACGCCACGCACCTGCTGAACGCGGGCGCGGATCTGCGCGCCATCCAGGAGCTGCTCGGCCACGCCTCCCTCTCCACCACGCAGAAATACACGCAGGTCTCGCTGCGGGAGCTGATGGAAGTCTACGACAAGGCCCACCCGCGGGCCTGA
- the trmFO gene encoding methylenetetrahydrofolate--tRNA-(uracil-5-)-methyltransferase TrmFO: MKSKAVIHVLGGGLAGTEAAWQIARAGLECILYEMRPVRQTAAHRTGELAELVCSNSLKSDAEGTAPWLLKQELRLLGSLCMQAAARARVPGGHALTVDREVFAREVTQAILGERRIRVVREEVTEVPTGGIVIIATGPLTSDALAADIARLTGSGGLYFYDSISPIVDAATIDMEKVFAASRYGKSLDGGGDYLNCPMNRDEYEAFVDAVLAAEPADAHIEEDRLLREGKVPFFEACLPIEELARRGRDTLRFGPMKPVGLIDPRTGKRPWAVVQLRQEDLRAGSYNMVGFQNYMKFSEQKRIFRMIPGLERAEFLRFGQIHRNTYINAPALLDGCLRLKREPRILFAGQISGVEGYVESMATGLLAGRAAAAMARGEEPRPVPRETALGSLVHYVTHARGGNYQPANIAFDLLPELDEETRRRLGRDRRSRHAELCRRALEALERYERAGTLD, from the coding sequence TTGAAATCAAAAGCCGTGATTCATGTTCTGGGCGGCGGGCTGGCCGGCACCGAGGCGGCCTGGCAGATCGCGCGCGCCGGTCTGGAATGCATCCTATACGAAATGCGGCCGGTGCGGCAGACGGCGGCACACCGGACCGGCGAGCTGGCCGAGCTCGTCTGTTCAAACTCGCTCAAGAGCGACGCCGAAGGGACGGCGCCCTGGCTGCTCAAGCAGGAGCTGCGCCTCCTGGGCTCGCTCTGCATGCAGGCGGCGGCGAGGGCCCGTGTGCCTGGAGGCCACGCACTCACCGTGGACCGCGAGGTTTTCGCGCGGGAAGTGACGCAGGCCATTCTTGGCGAGCGGCGCATCCGCGTCGTGCGCGAGGAAGTCACCGAAGTGCCGACCGGGGGAATCGTCATCATCGCCACCGGGCCGCTCACGTCGGACGCGCTGGCCGCCGATATCGCGCGGCTTACCGGCAGCGGGGGACTGTACTTCTACGATTCGATCAGCCCGATTGTCGACGCGGCCACCATCGACATGGAAAAGGTGTTTGCCGCCTCGCGCTATGGGAAATCGCTGGATGGGGGCGGCGATTATCTGAATTGCCCGATGAACCGAGACGAGTACGAGGCCTTTGTTGACGCGGTTCTTGCTGCCGAGCCCGCCGACGCTCACATTGAGGAAGACCGGCTGCTGCGCGAGGGGAAAGTGCCGTTCTTCGAGGCCTGCCTGCCCATTGAGGAGCTGGCGCGCCGCGGCCGCGACACGCTCCGCTTCGGTCCAATGAAGCCCGTGGGTCTCATTGACCCGCGCACGGGGAAACGGCCGTGGGCGGTGGTGCAGCTCCGGCAGGAGGATCTCCGCGCGGGCAGCTACAACATGGTGGGCTTTCAGAATTACATGAAATTCAGCGAACAGAAGCGGATTTTCCGGATGATTCCCGGCCTGGAACGGGCCGAATTTCTCCGCTTCGGGCAGATTCACCGCAACACGTATATCAACGCGCCGGCGCTGCTGGACGGCTGCCTGCGCCTGAAACGGGAACCGCGGATTTTGTTTGCGGGCCAGATCTCCGGCGTCGAAGGTTATGTCGAGTCCATGGCCACGGGCCTGCTGGCGGGCCGCGCGGCGGCGGCGATGGCGCGGGGAGAAGAGCCGCGGCCCGTGCCCCGCGAGACGGCGCTGGGGTCGCTGGTCCACTATGTGACGCACGCACGCGGCGGCAACTATCAGCCGGCCAACATCGCCTTCGACCTGCTGCCGGAGCTCGACGAAGAGACGCGCCGGCGGCTCGGCCGCGACCGCAGGTCCCGCCACGCCGAACTGTGCCGCCGCGCGCTGGAGGCGCTCGAACGATATGAGCGAGCTGGAACGCTGGATTGA
- a CDS encoding peptidase M61, which translates to MTRRLLLFLALSLVAAAQPSVRYTLRFPQPHTHYVEVTATAPAGRQEVQLYMPVWTPGSYLVREYSRFVEDFRAQDPQGRPLAWEKTRKNRWKVHAGGAPEIIVSYRVYARDMAVQGNWVDASFAMLNGAPTFITLAGAGRMRHEVRLELPPAWSKSISGMREGPVPHSWIAEDYDELVDCPIYAGNAPIHEFTVAGKKHFLVNEGEGPWWDGPSSARDVAKIVEVYARMFGGLPYEKYVFFNLLNGAGGGLEHRNSTWMNTSRWAYGNTQDIEPGPPDPSAPRVRRPTRLGWLGLVSHEYFHLWNVKRLRPVELGPFDYENENYTRSLWLAEGVTSYYGPLALVRARLSNERQFLQAMSQAIGQLQSTPGRLVTPVEQASFDAWIGLYRTTENSPNTTISYYTKGQVIGLLLDAKIRRLTSNRRSLDDVMRAAYERYSGPRGYTPQEFRALASEIAGADLSDWFRRVLETTEELDYSEMLDWFGLRFRPPQGRPQILTGISVAANTPGRIVVSGLRRSTPAYEAGFNVDDEILAVNGFRVRPELWPSFLENFRAGPSVDVLIARRDQLMTLKLPIETRQPESWTLEVRPDATAEQKAHLAAWLNP; encoded by the coding sequence ATGACCCGACGCCTGCTTCTTTTTCTCGCCCTTTCACTGGTTGCCGCAGCGCAGCCCTCCGTCCGTTACACGCTGCGGTTCCCCCAGCCCCACACGCATTACGTCGAGGTGACCGCGACGGCGCCGGCCGGCCGCCAGGAAGTCCAGCTCTACATGCCGGTGTGGACGCCCGGCTCGTATCTCGTGCGCGAGTACTCGCGTTTCGTCGAAGACTTCCGGGCGCAGGATCCGCAGGGCCGCCCGCTCGCCTGGGAGAAGACGCGCAAGAATCGCTGGAAAGTTCATGCCGGCGGCGCGCCGGAGATCATCGTTTCCTACCGTGTCTACGCCCGCGACATGGCCGTCCAGGGCAACTGGGTGGACGCCTCCTTCGCGATGCTCAACGGCGCGCCAACGTTCATCACGCTGGCCGGAGCGGGCAGGATGCGTCACGAAGTCCGGCTGGAGCTGCCGCCGGCCTGGTCGAAATCGATCAGCGGCATGCGCGAAGGGCCGGTGCCGCATTCCTGGATCGCCGAAGACTACGATGAGCTGGTCGACTGCCCCATCTACGCCGGCAACGCGCCCATCCATGAATTCACTGTGGCCGGAAAGAAGCATTTTCTGGTGAATGAGGGCGAAGGGCCGTGGTGGGACGGCCCGTCTTCGGCCCGCGACGTGGCGAAAATCGTCGAGGTTTACGCCCGCATGTTCGGCGGATTGCCATACGAAAAATATGTCTTCTTCAACCTGCTCAACGGCGCGGGCGGCGGCCTCGAGCACCGTAATTCCACCTGGATGAACACAAGCCGCTGGGCCTATGGCAACACTCAGGACATCGAGCCCGGCCCGCCGGACCCTTCCGCTCCGCGCGTGCGGCGGCCCACGCGGCTCGGCTGGCTGGGCCTGGTCAGCCATGAATATTTCCACCTGTGGAACGTGAAGCGCCTGCGCCCGGTGGAGCTGGGGCCTTTCGATTACGAAAACGAAAATTACACGCGCAGCCTCTGGCTGGCTGAAGGCGTGACGTCGTATTACGGCCCGCTGGCGCTGGTCCGGGCAAGGCTCTCAAACGAACGGCAGTTCCTTCAGGCCATGTCGCAGGCCATCGGCCAGCTCCAGTCGACGCCCGGAAGGCTGGTGACGCCGGTCGAACAGGCGAGCTTCGATGCATGGATCGGCCTGTACCGAACAACGGAAAACTCTCCCAATACGACCATCAGCTATTACACGAAAGGGCAGGTCATTGGGCTGCTGCTCGACGCGAAGATCCGCCGCCTGACCAGCAACCGGCGCTCGCTCGATGATGTGATGCGTGCGGCCTACGAGCGCTACAGCGGCCCGCGGGGCTACACGCCGCAGGAGTTCCGCGCGCTGGCCAGCGAGATCGCCGGCGCGGACCTTTCAGACTGGTTCCGCCGCGTGCTCGAAACGACCGAAGAGCTGGACTATTCGGAAATGCTCGACTGGTTTGGCCTGCGCTTCCGGCCTCCGCAGGGCCGTCCGCAGATCCTCACCGGCATCTCGGTGGCGGCAAACACGCCAGGCCGTATCGTCGTCTCCGGCCTGCGCCGCTCGACGCCCGCCTACGAGGCCGGGTTCAACGTCGACGATGAGATCCTCGCGGTGAACGGCTTCCGGGTCCGCCCCGAACTGTGGCCGTCGTTTCTCGAGAACTTCCGGGCCGGTCCTTCAGTGGATGTACTGATTGCCCGCCGCGACCAGCTGATGACGCTGAAACTGCCGATCGAGACGCGCCAGCCCGAATCCTGGACGCTCGAGGTCCGCCCGGATGCCACGGCGGAGCAGAAAGCACACCTTGCCGCCTGGCTGAATCCGTGA